Proteins from one Oncorhynchus tshawytscha isolate Ot180627B linkage group LG16, Otsh_v2.0, whole genome shotgun sequence genomic window:
- the LOC112216559 gene encoding gap junction delta-4 protein, with product MGRQSASEVVFICLNHNITLVGKIWLILMILLRILVLLFAGYPLYQDEQERFVCNTIQPGCANVCYDIFAPISLFRYWLVQLLVLCLPYIIFVIYVIHKVTSRLNVDTTDPSDRVRAEPLYQIQQESFRKMALAKTALQAQHGRSQCFTGAYTLHLLFRILLEAGFGVAHYYLFGFYIPRRFLCQQTPCTTQVDCYISRPTEKTVMLNFMLGAGALSLLLNLADLICAIKRSVTQKTKRKMLVEKMYEEEQYYLPSSGGSRGVEANIPLLPQNLVVEPITFRKRGASKSSTADQRAYPHLGEAENTSAPRCGSSFSSGHPGANTNGNNLYPAAQEEGPEAEGSEVALCPVEPIGTPRSIRVCKRSRLKPPPPPRRNLCPPTATAAGVPPGTAVCTRRVGQYTLVEMTASDLQSNTSEGQEKRSEWV from the exons ATGGGCAGACAGAGCGCTTCCGAGGTGGTCTTCATCTGTCTAAACCACAACATAACGCTTGTAG GGAAGATATGGTTGATCCTGATGATTTTACTGAGGATCCTGGTCCTGCTCTTTGCAGGATATCCCCTCTACCAAGATGAACAGGAACGCTTTGTGTGTAACACCATCCAGCCGGGCTGTGCTAACGTCTGCTACGACATCTTCGCTCCTATCTCTCTGTTCCGCTACTGGCTTGTTCAGCTGCTCGTTCTCTGTCTCCCATACATCATCTTCGTTATCTACGTCATCCATAAAGTCACATCACGCCTCAACGTCGACACTACTGACCCCTCAGATAGAGTTAGAGCTGAACCGCTCTACCAGATCCAGCAGGAGTCATTCAGGAAGATGGCCCTGGCCAAGACAGCTCTCCAGGCGCAGCACGGCAGGAGTCAGTGCTTCACAGGAGCATACACCCTCCATCTTCTGTTCAGGATACTGCTGGAGGCCGGGTTCGGGGTGGCCCACTACTACCTGTTTGGGTTCTATATCCCCAGGAGGTTCCTGTGCCAGCAGACTCCCTGCACCACTCAGGTAGACTGCTACATCTCCAGGCCCACGGAGAAGACCGTCATGCTTAACTTCATGCTGGGGGCCGGAGCCCTGTCGTTATTACTCAACTTGGCTGATCTCATCTGCGCCATCAAGCGCTCGGTGACGCAGAAGACCAAAAGGAAGATGTTGGTGGAGAAGATGTACGAGGAGGAGCAGTACTACCTCCCCTCCAGCGGGGGGAGCAGAGGCGTGGAGGCTAACATCCCTCTACTTCCCCAGAACCTGGTGGTGGAACCTATAACCTTCCGGAAGAGAGGGGCCAGTAAGTCCAGCACTGCTGACCAACGAGCCTATCCCCATCTGGGGGAGGCTGAGAACACCTCTGCCCCTCGCTGTGGCTCTAGTTTCTCCTCAGGGCATCCAGGCGCCAACACCAATGGGAACAACCTCTACCCTGCAGCCCAGGAGGAGGGCCCCGAAGCAGAGGGGAGCGAGGTGGCTCTGTGCCCTGTAGAGCCCATCGGGACACCCAGGTCCATCAGGGTTTGCAAACGCAGTCGCCTCAAACCGCCCCCGCCCCCACGACGGAACCTGTGCCCCCCAACGGCAACCGCTGCAGGCGTCCCACCAGGAACAGCGGTGTGCACCAGGAGAGTGGGTCAGTACACCCTGGTAGAGATGACAGCCTCGGACTTGCAGTCCAACACCAGCGAGGGCCAGGAGAAGAGGTCTGAGTGGGTTTGA